In a genomic window of Vigna angularis cultivar LongXiaoDou No.4 chromosome 6, ASM1680809v1, whole genome shotgun sequence:
- the LOC108319785 gene encoding protein CHLORORESPIRATORY REDUCTION 42, chloroplastic, whose product MAFSFSSCAITKPFLGVQERRLNCEVLKKNDVSALIKCSSKESSELPEKGSKLGIGSPIIFIEAPKMIKTAATMPCLRVNTGQVKAGDVGRIISRKPKDVWAVRLRIGTYLIDGKYFKPLDLAESN is encoded by the exons ATggctttctccttttcttcttgtgCAATCACAAAGCCATTTTTGGGGGTCCAAGAGAGAAGGTTGAATTGTGAAGTTCTGAAGAAAAATGATGTTTCTGCTTTGATAAAGTGTTCATCTAAAGAGTCTTCAGAATTGCCAGAAAAAGGGTCTAAGTTGGGGATTGGTTCTCCCATTATTTTCATTGAAGCTCCCAAGATGATTAAAACTGCAGCCACCATGCCCTGTCTCAGGGTTAACACTGGCCAAGTTAAAGCTGGTGATGTTGGAAG GATTATCTCAAGAAAACCCAAAGATGTTTGGGCTGTGAGGCTCAGAATTGGAACTTATCTCATAGATGGGAAATATTTCAAGCCCTTGGATCTGGCTGAGTCAAACTGA